One segment of Mesorhizobium sp. L-2-11 DNA contains the following:
- a CDS encoding IS6 family transposase, producing MTERDPLYRRHRFPAEIIAHAVWLYFRFPLSLRMVEDLLAARGIIVSHQTVRLWAEKFGRTFASEIRRRSAGRLGDKWHLDEAVVSIRGKKHWLWRAVDQDGFVLEVLVQSRRNAKAAKRLMRKLLKGQGRAPRVMITDKLRSYDAAKREIMPGVEHRSHKGLNNRAENSHQPVRRRERIMKRYKSQRHLQRFVSIHDPIANLFHIPRHEISSSHHRELRSEAMNLWAKIARA from the coding sequence ATGACAGAGCGTGACCCACTCTACCGCCGCCACCGCTTTCCCGCCGAGATCATCGCCCATGCTGTCTGGCTCTATTTCCGTTTTCCTCTCAGTTTGCGAATGGTCGAGGACTTGCTGGCGGCACGAGGGATTATTGTCTCGCATCAGACAGTCCGGCTTTGGGCAGAGAAATTCGGGCGGACCTTTGCCAGCGAGATCCGCCGCCGCTCAGCGGGTCGGCTGGGTGACAAGTGGCATCTCGACGAGGCCGTCGTTTCGATCCGCGGCAAGAAGCACTGGCTCTGGCGCGCCGTCGATCAGGACGGTTTCGTCCTGGAGGTTCTGGTGCAAAGTCGTCGCAATGCCAAGGCGGCCAAGCGTCTGATGCGCAAGCTGTTGAAGGGCCAAGGCCGCGCGCCGCGCGTGATGATCACCGACAAGCTTCGGTCTTACGACGCTGCAAAGCGAGAGATCATGCCGGGGGTCGAACACCGTTCGCATAAAGGCTTGAACAATCGGGCGGAGAACTCCCATCAGCCAGTCCGGCGACGGGAACGGATCATGAAACGCTACAAGTCACAACGCCATTTGCAGCGCTTCGTCTCAATTCATGATCCGATTGCCAACCTGTTTCACATCCCCCGCCACGAAATCTCCTCCAGCCATCATCGCGAACTGCGTTCAGAGGCAATGAACCTGTGGGCAAAAATCGCGCGGGCTTGA